TGAACCCGCGCGCCGGCTGCTGATCGTGGATGATAATGTCGATTCGGCCGAGAGTTTGGCCGAAGTGCTCGCCCTCGCGGGTCACAACGTCTGGACGGCTCACGACGGACCGGCCGCGCTGCGCGAGGTACAGGCCCATTCACCGGAGATCATTCTCCTCGACATCGGGCTCCCGCGCATGGACGGGTACGAGGTGGCGCGCCGGGTGCGCCAACTCCCGGACCTCGGGACCACGACGCTGATCGCGATGACCGGGTACGGTCAGGAAGAAGACCGGCGAAAGTCGCAAGAGGCGGGATTCAACTATCACCTCGTCAAACCCGTGGACCTCGACGAGGTCCGGCGGTTGCTGGGCTCGATTCCGCTGAGTTCATCTGTTCGCTGAGCGGACACGTACTAATCCCACGAAATACGCCACGTATCCAATCATCTCGTACCTCGGTCTTCGCGGGCGGGCGAGGTAAACGGCGCTGATGCACACCAGGCGCTGGGAGTAGAACCCGTTCCCACAGGGGACGTCGAGCACGTTTGCGCCAGGAGGAGGGAGCGCATCGTACAGTTCCACCCGGAACGCCTCGTGAAACGACGACTGATAGGCATCGCATTGAGGGGGGGGCAACCGGGGTGTTTCGGTTCCCAGGAATGCGGTGAGCGTGGCGAACGGGAAGGCGGGTAGAAGGGCGCGTGCCGTGGCACCCGGATTGCGTGGAATCGAAACCCTCTGACCGAATCGCGGTCTGTTTGAAACGCACTAACGGGGGTGGCTATGGCCGGCGAGCAACAGAAGCAGGAGATCGACGACAAGGTGACGACCCTGGTCCGCGGCCGGTTCGGTGGTGACTACAGGGCCGCGTTCGCACATTACGACTCCAACGACAGTGGCGCGATCGATAAAGACGAGCTGAAGGTGCTGCTATCGGACGCCGGGATCGGCAGCGCGCTCACCCGGTGGGCGTGGGCGAAGGGGATC
The Gemmata palustris DNA segment above includes these coding regions:
- a CDS encoding EF-hand domain-containing protein — its product is MAGEQQKQEIDDKVTTLVRGRFGGDYRAAFAHYDSNDSGAIDKDELKVLLSDAGIGSALTRWAWAKGIMGEVDRDGDGAISWAEFETVFRANKS